In a single window of the Subtercola sp. PAMC28395 genome:
- the pyrR gene encoding bifunctional pyr operon transcriptional regulator/uracil phosphoribosyltransferase PyrR, whose protein sequence is MARVVLSQADITRALTRISHEILESNRGADDLIILGVPTRGVFLARRIAEIIQRIEPGAPASMVGALDATMYRDDLSRNVTRTPSPTQIPAGGVDGKTVVLVDDVLYSGRTIRAALDALNDIGRPRIVRLAVLVDRGHRELPIRADFVGKNLPTSTDERINVRLSEVDEVEEVSIEAAR, encoded by the coding sequence ATGGCACGCGTTGTGTTGTCTCAGGCTGATATCACCCGGGCGTTGACTCGGATCTCCCACGAGATCCTGGAGTCCAACCGGGGTGCAGACGATCTCATCATTCTCGGGGTTCCCACGCGCGGAGTGTTCCTGGCGCGGCGCATTGCAGAGATCATCCAGCGCATCGAACCGGGTGCACCCGCGTCGATGGTCGGGGCGCTCGACGCCACGATGTACCGCGACGATCTCTCGCGGAACGTCACCCGGACCCCCTCACCGACGCAGATCCCTGCCGGGGGAGTCGACGGCAAGACCGTCGTGCTCGTGGACGACGTTCTCTACTCCGGCCGCACGATCAGGGCGGCACTCGACGCGCTGAACGACATCGGGCGCCCGCGCATCGTGCGTCTCGCGGTTCTCGTCGACCGCGGCCACCGCGAATTGCCGATCAGGGCCGATTTCGTGGGTAAGAACCTGCCGACCTCCACAGACGAGCGCATCAACGTGCGGCTCAGCGAAGTCGACGAGGTCGAAGAAGTCAGTATCGAGGCAGCCCGATGA
- the nusB gene encoding transcription antitermination factor NusB, producing MSARTKARKRALDVLYAADVRQISINESLAAEAARALTEPAREASWEYAREIVDGVVSHGYEIDELIETYSKGWTLGRMPHVDRALLRIGIWEVLYNDDVPDNVAIAEAVEAAQSMSTEASAPFINGILAKIAQTKGVTH from the coding sequence TGCACGCACTAAAGCACGCAAGCGAGCCCTCGACGTTCTGTATGCGGCGGATGTCCGGCAGATCTCCATCAACGAATCCCTTGCGGCCGAGGCAGCCAGGGCGCTGACCGAACCCGCTCGTGAGGCGTCGTGGGAGTACGCCAGGGAGATCGTCGACGGAGTCGTGTCGCACGGCTACGAGATCGATGAGCTGATCGAGACGTATTCCAAGGGCTGGACCCTGGGCCGCATGCCGCACGTCGACCGCGCACTCCTGCGGATCGGCATCTGGGAGGTCCTCTACAACGATGATGTGCCAGACAACGTGGCCATCGCCGAAGCAGTCGAGGCCGCCCAGTCGATGTCGACGGAGGCCTCTGCCCCGTTCATCAACGGCATCCTCGCGAAGATCGCCCAGACCAAGGGCGTCACGCACTAG